From the genome of Mycetocola spongiae, one region includes:
- a CDS encoding LysM peptidoglycan-binding domain-containing protein, with product MSTAVLSRPGGSIGSRSGGATASALPGNVIAFPEGRVFRTNAPGLRAASPAESGAPAFAARSIVTAARTAPPAPARVPGSGKLRLTRRGRIVFTLLAALPVVIGVVAIGLNAGGAVASSTVVETNFEYATIGAGETLWQLAVSLAPNADPRDVIAEIKSLNGLNSSAVQAGQRLAIPLRYTAQ from the coding sequence ATGAGTACAGCAGTCCTGAGTCGTCCCGGCGGCAGTATCGGTTCGCGTAGCGGTGGGGCAACCGCCTCCGCGCTGCCCGGCAATGTCATCGCCTTCCCCGAGGGGCGGGTCTTCCGCACCAACGCCCCGGGCCTGCGGGCCGCATCCCCGGCCGAGTCCGGTGCACCCGCATTTGCCGCCCGCTCCATCGTCACCGCCGCCCGCACCGCGCCTCCCGCCCCGGCACGGGTGCCCGGCAGCGGCAAGCTCCGCCTCACCCGCCGCGGCCGCATCGTTTTCACCCTCCTCGCGGCCCTGCCCGTGGTCATCGGCGTAGTGGCCATCGGCCTGAACGCCGGGGGAGCCGTGGCCAGCTCCACGGTGGTCGAAACCAATTTTGAATACGCCACCATCGGCGCCGGGGAAACCCTGTGGCAGCTCGCGGTCTCTCTCGCCCCCAATGCAGACCCCCGCGATGTCATCGCCGAGATCAAAAGCCTCAACGGCCTGAACAGTTCCGCGGTGCAGGCGGGTCAGCGCCTCGCGATCCCCCTGCGCTATACCGCGCAGTAG
- the lexA gene encoding transcriptional repressor LexA, protein MEFISRSVTDQGYPPSMREIGDAVGLASLSSVTHQLNQLELSGYLRRDPNRPRALEILIDLPGTPVSSADFESTAPPIGDAAMVPLVGQIAAGSPITAEQQVEEVFPLPRQLVGKGDLFMLKVQGESMIDAAICDGDWVVVRQQHTAENGDIVAAMLDGEATVKVFRQRDGHTWLLPRNSNFEPILGDHAEVLGKIVAVLRSV, encoded by the coding sequence ATGGAGTTCATCTCCCGCTCCGTCACCGATCAGGGCTATCCGCCGAGCATGCGCGAGATCGGCGATGCCGTGGGCCTGGCCTCCCTGTCCAGCGTCACGCATCAGCTCAACCAGCTTGAGCTCAGCGGCTACCTGCGCCGCGACCCCAATCGCCCGCGCGCCCTGGAAATCCTCATCGATCTTCCCGGCACCCCGGTATCCTCCGCCGATTTTGAATCCACCGCCCCGCCCATCGGCGATGCCGCGATGGTGCCGCTTGTGGGCCAGATCGCCGCGGGCAGCCCGATCACCGCCGAGCAGCAGGTCGAGGAGGTCTTCCCCCTCCCCCGCCAGCTCGTGGGTAAGGGCGATCTTTTTATGCTGAAGGTGCAGGGCGAATCGATGATCGACGCCGCCATCTGCGATGGCGACTGGGTTGTTGTGCGCCAGCAGCACACGGCCGAAAACGGCGATATTGTCGCGGCGATGCTCGATGGCGAGGCCACCGTGAAGGTCTTCCGGCAGCGCGATGGCCATACCTGGCTGCTGCCGCGAAACTCCAATTTTGAGCCCATCCTGGGCGATCATGCCGAAGTCCTGGGCAAGATCGTGGCCGTTCTGCGCTCCGTCTAG